The Cloeon dipterum chromosome X, ieCloDipt1.1, whole genome shotgun sequence genome includes a window with the following:
- the LOC135946572 gene encoding uncharacterized protein LOC135946572: protein MSSDDKKSLVHPGDLLAAVRTRFGPDARIIDYEVVQGTETIQGFASLMLRAKVKVEDGDQKREINFMVKRTPVVALHAEMLASMGNVVEREGIFFDTLLPILEERSPGLPVVKALVCHKDALIMEDLCDKGFKTVAKDFGEMGRGALTLPVARMCFRQLAKLHAASLDIDWKQVAPPGFFAQDILMEGKAAEQFGEHFGKTIEMVIIPILRKIKPDLPGLEKYEEFLRSKTMFDNMVPFTKYDEANGPNLLLHADFHLNNTMFKLSEDGTPLDMRFIDFQILRYAPPYTDLVNFLYTGTNNSFRNKHEKDLIRVYIEAFNAAANRTPDLLDFDTFYAGYDKARYYGVVFALGVKPMLLMSQLNPDAGGEVTEEIMEAMQNTDLSAPAMAFFDNDPVFKQEMEELIEHTIEVFKRSVSIE, encoded by the exons ATGAGCAGTGACGACAAAAAGTCTCTCGTTCATCCAGGGGACTTGCTGGCCGCGGTCAGGACCCGTTTCGGCCCCGATGCACGAATCATCGACTACGAAGTGGTGCAGGGCACGGAAACGATTCAAGGATTTGCCTCCTTAATGCTGCGTGCCAAGGTCAAGGTGGAGGATGGCGACCAGAAGCGAGAGATCAACTTCATGGTGAAGAGGACTCCTGTGGTGGCACTGCATGCAGAAATGCTTGCCAGCATGGGAAACGTGGTAGAGCGGGAAGGAATCTTTTTCGACACCCTACTGCCCATCCTGGAGGAGCGTAGTCCCGGCCTTCCGGTGGTCAAGGCTCTGGTGTGCCACAAGGATGCCCTGATCATGGAGGACTTGTGTGACAAGGGCTTTAAGACGGTGGCCAAGGACTTTGGCGAGATGGGACGCGGCGCCCTGACCTTACCAGTCGCCAGGATGTGCTTCCGCCAGTTGGCCAAATTGCACGCCGCCTCACTGGACATCGACTGGAAGCAGGTAGCGCCGCCTGGATTCTTCGCTCAAGACATCCTGATGGAGGGCAAAGCAGCCGAGCAGTTCGGGGAGCACTTTGGCAAAACAATCGAAATGGTCATCATTCCCATTCTACGCAAAATTAAGCCGGATTTACCAGGATTAGAGAA ATATGAGGAGTTCCTGAGAAGCAAAACTATGTTCGATAACATGGTACCATTCACAAAGTATGACGAGGCAAATGGTCCCAATTTGCTGCTGCACGCTGACTTCCACCTGAATAACACCATGTTCAAGTTGAGCGAGGACGGCACGCCGCTGGACATGCGTTTTATCGACTTCCAGATCCTGAGATACGCGCCACCCTACACTGACCTGGTCAACTTTCTTTACACGGGCACCAACAATTCGTTCAGGAATAAGCACGAGAAGGACCTGATCAGGGTATACATCGAAGCGTTCAACGCAGCAGCAAACAGGACACCGGACCTGCTCGACTTTGACACGTTCTACGCGGGCTACGACAAGGCACGGTACTACGGCGTAGTGTTCGCCCTGGGCGTTAAGCCAATGCTGTTGATGTCACAACTGAATCCTGATGCGGGAGGTGAAGTCACCGAGGAGATCATGGAGGCGATGCAGAACACAGACTTGTCAGCGCCAGCCATGGCGTTCTTCGACAATGATCCAGTATTCAAGCAAGAGATGGAGGAGTTGATTGAACACACAATTGAAGTATTTAAGAGATCTGTGTCAATCGAATAA